A genomic window from Mycobacteriales bacterium includes:
- a CDS encoding Rv3654c family TadE-like protein, with product MTGRATGDHGAVVVLVIALGAVLALAGMTASALAAGAVTRQRAAAVADLAALAAAQHALEGPAQACAWATRIALADGGIVRRCTLSGDVAEVVAEVRPPGPLGRLGSATSVARAGPGGGRG from the coding sequence GTGACCGGCCGTGCGACGGGCGATCACGGCGCCGTGGTCGTCCTGGTCATAGCGCTGGGGGCGGTCCTCGCGCTGGCCGGCATGACGGCCAGCGCGCTGGCCGCGGGGGCCGTCACCCGGCAGCGGGCGGCCGCCGTCGCGGACCTGGCCGCCCTCGCCGCCGCCCAGCACGCGCTGGAGGGCCCGGCGCAGGCCTGCGCCTGGGCCACCCGGATCGCGCTGGCCGACGGTGGCATTGTCCGCCGCTGCACGCTGAGCGGTGACGTGGCCGAGGTGGTTGCCGAGGTGCGCCCACCGGGGCCGCTGGGGCGGCTCGGCAGCGCCACGTCCGTTGCCCGTGCGGGTCCTGGGGGGGGGCGGGG